From a single Bacillus pseudomycoides DSM 12442 genomic region:
- a CDS encoding PIG-L deacetylase family protein, which produces MKDIVKKHLVIAPHHDDEVIGCGGTIAQAISKGEHIKVIIITKGDLSGGVGDLNEIVSNRENECIKACNTLGIEKENVKFLKKPDRSLVYSLDFVEEIIHEISLYKPNFIYFPHDMESDRDHRIVNEVVSEAIFLCQSGFLKEDCAPYIRMCLQYEVWTPMKNYQVVKDITRFIELKKASIKKYESQLKTLNLVDGVLGLNSYRGMQAGVQFAEVFRVVSK; this is translated from the coding sequence ATGAAGGATATAGTAAAAAAACATTTAGTTATAGCGCCACACCATGACGATGAAGTCATTGGCTGTGGTGGAACAATTGCTCAAGCTATTAGTAAGGGTGAACATATAAAAGTAATAATAATTACAAAAGGAGATTTATCTGGAGGTGTAGGGGATTTAAATGAAATTGTTTCAAATAGAGAGAACGAGTGTATAAAAGCTTGTAATACATTAGGGATAGAAAAAGAAAATGTCAAATTTTTAAAGAAACCAGACAGATCACTTGTGTATTCTTTAGATTTTGTGGAAGAAATTATTCACGAAATCTCTCTATATAAGCCTAATTTTATTTATTTCCCCCATGATATGGAAAGTGATAGGGATCATCGAATAGTAAATGAAGTTGTATCAGAAGCAATATTCCTGTGTCAATCAGGGTTCTTAAAAGAGGATTGTGCTCCTTATATAAGGATGTGTTTACAGTATGAAGTATGGACTCCCATGAAAAACTATCAGGTTGTAAAAGATATTACCAGGTTTATTGAACTGAAAAAAGCATCAATTAAAAAATACGAATCACAACTTAAAACATTAAATTTGGTTGATGGAGTTTTGGGGTTAAATTCTTATAGAGGTATGCAGGCAGGAGTGCAATTTGCAGAAGTTTTTAGAGTGGTAAGTAAGTAG
- a CDS encoding class I SAM-dependent methyltransferase: MQQQYDEISELYDIIIPEPDGIFDFYSGLVKPNDEVLDLGCGTGRLSFILAEKGANVTSVDISAGMIEKASKKLDEMPNIKDKIEFKVSSATDFKSERKFDFIFMSGGVFEYLLTSSQQKLALRNIKLLLKEGGIFVFDIITPPTILPYSKRVSDGGNSPIKGENFKNYKVKSWDVVKADHYKQIIETTCYFEVYDIADNFLSKKEFRFLAKYTLPSEMQYLLEIEGFNIKNFYGDYNKNPFGRNSEFMVYECRK, from the coding sequence ATGCAGCAACAATACGATGAAATTTCCGAATTATACGACATTATCATCCCAGAACCTGATGGTATTTTTGATTTTTACAGTGGTTTGGTAAAACCAAATGATGAAGTTTTAGATTTGGGGTGCGGTACTGGTAGATTATCTTTTATTCTTGCTGAAAAAGGCGCTAATGTAACTAGTGTTGATATATCAGCAGGAATGATTGAAAAAGCTAGTAAGAAGCTAGATGAGATGCCAAATATTAAGGATAAAATAGAATTTAAGGTTTCTTCTGCTACAGATTTTAAGTCTGAAAGAAAATTTGATTTTATATTTATGTCTGGTGGTGTATTTGAATATTTACTTACATCGTCACAACAAAAATTAGCTCTTAGAAATATTAAATTACTATTAAAAGAAGGCGGGATTTTTGTTTTCGATATTATTACACCTCCAACTATTCTTCCTTATTCTAAGAGAGTGAGTGATGGAGGAAATAGTCCTATTAAAGGGGAGAATTTTAAAAATTATAAAGTTAAATCATGGGATGTCGTAAAAGCAGATCATTATAAGCAAATAATTGAAACCACTTGTTATTTTGAGGTTTATGACATAGCAGATAATTTCTTAAGTAAAAAAGAATTTAGATTTCTTGCAAAATATACTTTACCATCCGAAATGCAGTATCTCTTAGAAATAGAAGGATTCAATATAAAAAATTTTTATGGTGATTACAATAAAAATCCTTTTGGGAGGAATAGTGAATTTATGGTGTATGAATGTAGGAAGTAA
- the queD gene encoding 6-carboxytetrahydropterin synthase QueD, giving the protein MENFFGFRIVENLQKMDKDIQREQLKYHNKRVMVSKEFTFDAAHHLHCYEGKCKNLHGHTYKVVFGISGYVNDIGLAIDFGDIKEIWKNEIEIYLDHRYLNETLPVMNTTAENMVVWIYEKMAEALTKGNRAEEYKGARVEFIRLFETPTSYAEVRREWILDE; this is encoded by the coding sequence ATGGAAAACTTTTTCGGATTTCGCATTGTAGAAAATTTGCAAAAAATGGACAAGGATATTCAGCGTGAGCAATTAAAATACCATAATAAAAGAGTAATGGTCAGCAAGGAATTTACATTTGATGCAGCACACCATTTACACTGTTATGAAGGGAAATGTAAAAATTTACATGGTCATACATACAAAGTTGTATTTGGTATTAGTGGATATGTAAATGACATTGGACTTGCAATTGACTTTGGAGATATAAAAGAAATTTGGAAAAACGAAATAGAGATTTATTTGGATCATCGCTATTTAAATGAAACATTACCAGTGATGAATACGACTGCGGAAAATATGGTCGTCTGGATTTATGAAAAGATGGCGGAAGCATTAACAAAAGGGAATCGAGCAGAAGAATATAAAGGAGCTCGTGTCGAATTCATACGGCTCTTTGAAACACCAACGAGTTATGCAGAAGTAAGACGGGAGTGGATACTCGATGAGTAA
- a CDS encoding ABC transporter permease: protein MKKYLKPMMLSFQAVFQYRMNVVLYMIFGLIPLVALILLWHSLFETQNNIQGYTLEMMITYVIIAKLIELLLIPEMHWSINEEIQSGELSKYLTKPFSYFGYWFSHNLGNKIIQVLMSVIPIIPIIFLNRDYFLLPTLKYTFLFILSIVGALILYYMIYYLISLFSFYFVEISSFFFTVDIVLELLSGSLIPLEFLPAPLNTITQFLPFSYLIHFPVNVYLGNLSGTEIVNGLILQVIWSLVFYVLIRVLWKKGLNKYESVGA, encoded by the coding sequence ATGAAGAAGTATTTAAAACCAATGATGCTTTCATTTCAAGCGGTTTTTCAGTATCGCATGAATGTTGTATTATATATGATTTTTGGTTTAATACCGCTTGTGGCTTTAATACTATTGTGGCATTCTCTCTTTGAAACACAAAACAATATTCAAGGCTATACTCTTGAAATGATGATTACTTATGTAATAATTGCTAAGTTAATTGAACTTTTACTAATTCCTGAAATGCACTGGTCGATAAATGAGGAAATACAATCCGGTGAATTATCAAAATATCTTACAAAACCATTTTCATATTTTGGATATTGGTTTAGTCATAATTTAGGTAACAAAATTATTCAGGTACTGATGTCAGTGATACCGATAATACCGATAATATTCCTGAACAGGGATTATTTCCTTTTGCCTACTTTAAAATATACTTTCCTGTTCATTCTTTCAATAGTAGGAGCATTAATACTATATTATATGATTTATTATTTGATATCACTCTTCTCATTTTACTTTGTAGAGATATCATCCTTTTTCTTTACTGTAGATATAGTATTAGAATTATTATCTGGATCGCTTATTCCGCTTGAATTTTTACCAGCCCCGTTAAATACAATAACTCAGTTTTTACCTTTTTCATACTTGATTCACTTTCCGGTAAATGTATATTTAGGAAATTTAAGTGGCACTGAAATTGTAAATGGATTAATTTTACAAGTGATATGGTCTTTAGTTTTCTATGTCCTTATTAGAGTACTTTGGAAGAAGGGGTTAAATAAATATGAATCTGTTGGTGCATAA
- the queC gene encoding 7-cyano-7-deazaguanine synthase QueC: protein MYSNDKAIVVFSGGQDSTTCLFWAMQQFAEVEAVTFNYNQRHKLEIDCAAEIANELGIKHTVLDMSLLNQLAPNALTRTDMEITHEECELPSTFVDGRNLLFLSFAAVLAKQVGAHHIVTGVCETDFSGYPDCRDVFVKSLNVTLNLSMDYPFVIHTPLMWIDKAETWKIADELGAFEFVREKTLTCYNGIIGNGCGECPACQLRKAGLDTYLQEREGGNE, encoded by the coding sequence ATGTACTCTAATGATAAAGCAATAGTTGTTTTTAGTGGTGGGCAAGATAGCACAACATGTTTATTTTGGGCAATGCAACAGTTTGCGGAGGTGGAAGCTGTAACATTTAACTACAATCAACGTCATAAGTTAGAAATTGATTGTGCAGCGGAAATTGCGAACGAGCTTGGCATTAAACATACAGTGCTAGATATGAGCCTACTAAATCAGCTAGCTCCAAATGCGTTAACAAGAACAGATATGGAGATTACACACGAAGAATGTGAATTACCATCGACATTTGTAGATGGGCGAAATTTACTATTCTTATCATTTGCTGCTGTATTAGCAAAACAAGTTGGGGCACACCATATCGTAACAGGTGTATGTGAAACTGATTTTAGTGGTTATCCAGATTGCCGTGATGTATTTGTGAAATCGTTAAACGTTACATTAAATTTATCAATGGATTATCCGTTTGTCATTCATACACCACTTATGTGGATTGATAAAGCAGAGACATGGAAAATAGCAGATGAACTTGGAGCATTCGAGTTTGTTAGAGAAAAAACTTTAACATGTTATAACGGAATCATTGGTAATGGTTGCGGTGAATGTCCAGCGTGCCAACTTCGTAAAGCAGGTTTAGATACGTATCTACAAGAACGCGAAGGAGGGAATGAATAA
- a CDS encoding DUF5591 domain-containing protein: protein MRNRNYSNLKDGMIEGLLLNKKSYPNYPEYILLDLIKEETIFKRGACSKYIQHEEFNTWQEYFCGDYYEKPQGKRIAFLQVCTWAKPYDFSYIGKKIRQVTNKYPMVHPIILSNAGVIPYEYQMNPTFCAYDWMEDIEDPVIYEELMKEYRDVLIQRIRRYLESNSYDVVVQYGVPVKKYSMAPAIKDICKELGITFLLTPDIETYRNNKDKLVELKDSGEFYCLDEVLSSMDNCLNKVSRYVESINCNTSL, encoded by the coding sequence TTGAGAAATAGAAATTATTCTAATCTAAAAGATGGAATGATAGAGGGTTTGTTACTTAATAAAAAAAGTTATCCTAACTACCCAGAATATATACTATTAGATTTAATAAAAGAGGAAACAATTTTTAAACGAGGAGCTTGCTCAAAGTATATTCAGCATGAAGAGTTCAATACATGGCAGGAATATTTTTGTGGGGATTATTACGAAAAGCCTCAGGGGAAAAGAATTGCTTTTTTACAAGTTTGTACTTGGGCTAAACCATATGACTTTTCATATATTGGTAAAAAAATTAGACAAGTTACAAATAAATACCCTATGGTTCATCCAATTATTCTATCAAATGCGGGAGTTATACCATATGAATACCAAATGAACCCTACTTTTTGTGCATACGATTGGATGGAAGATATTGAGGATCCAGTAATTTACGAAGAATTGATGAAAGAATATAGGGATGTATTAATACAAAGAATTAGGAGATACCTAGAATCAAATTCATACGATGTAGTAGTACAATATGGTGTACCGGTAAAAAAATATTCAATGGCTCCTGCAATTAAAGATATTTGTAAGGAATTAGGAATTACTTTTCTTTTAACCCCAGATATAGAAACATATAGAAATAATAAAGATAAATTAGTCGAGTTAAAGGATTCAGGGGAATTTTATTGTTTAGATGAAGTTCTGAGTAGTATGGATAATTGTTTAAATAAGGTGAGTAGATATGTTGAATCTATCAATTGTAATACCAGCTTATAA
- the folE gene encoding GTP cyclohydrolase I FolE, translating into MSLKTIQSVEIDTDKIEVAVKMILEAIGEDINREGILETPKRVAKMYKEVFQGLGQNPSEHLLKIFNENHEELVLVKDIPFYSMCEHHLVPFFGRAHIGYIPNNGKVTGLSKLARALETICKRPQLQERITNELANVIFETLEPKGVIVVIEAEHMCMTMRGVKKPGSMTITSSYKGIFKDNNTLRSETLNLIEG; encoded by the coding sequence ATGAGCTTAAAAACAATCCAAAGTGTAGAAATAGATACTGACAAAATTGAAGTAGCAGTAAAAATGATTCTTGAAGCAATTGGAGAAGATATTAATAGGGAAGGTATTTTGGAAACCCCAAAGCGAGTAGCAAAAATGTATAAGGAAGTTTTTCAAGGTTTAGGTCAAAACCCTTCTGAACATTTGTTAAAAATATTTAATGAAAATCATGAAGAATTGGTATTAGTTAAAGATATTCCGTTCTATTCTATGTGTGAACATCATTTGGTACCTTTTTTTGGAAGGGCCCACATAGGTTATATTCCTAATAATGGAAAAGTAACTGGGTTAAGCAAATTAGCTAGAGCTTTAGAAACCATATGTAAAAGACCACAGTTGCAGGAAAGAATAACCAATGAATTAGCAAATGTTATTTTTGAAACTTTAGAGCCAAAAGGAGTAATTGTTGTAATTGAAGCTGAGCATATGTGTATGACAATGAGAGGTGTGAAAAAACCTGGTTCAATGACTATAACTTCGTCATATAAAGGAATATTTAAAGATAATAATACACTTCGAAGTGAAACTTTAAATTTGATAGAGGGATAG
- a CDS encoding ABC transporter ATP-binding protein, with protein sequence MDIIEIENVSKTFERVKIEEGLINSFKSLFKREKVKVTALSDVSFKIKEGKIIGLIGANGAGKSTLMKAMVGLIKPTSGRILVNGFNPHNKKKDFLKSIGVVLGQKNQLWWDLSPYETFLLHKEIYELSDTEFRKNVDELAENLGVSEILKSPVRNLSLGERMKCELIASILHSPKILFLDEPTIGLDFLAQKNIRNFLKNYCKERNTTVIITSHYFPDIYELCEELIILKNGEVVFNNNFKKIKEEIKSYKYIYLSFENEINSQDLKKYGEVKESDKFSVTIKIQDKLVNETISSILKEFNVIDYNLTEMSSQDLIEDIYSMESTGVKITV encoded by the coding sequence ATGGATATCATTGAAATTGAAAATGTATCAAAAACTTTTGAAAGAGTAAAAATTGAAGAAGGATTAATAAACTCTTTCAAGAGTTTATTTAAAAGAGAAAAGGTCAAGGTTACTGCTTTAAGTGATGTGTCATTCAAAATAAAAGAAGGTAAAATAATAGGGCTTATTGGCGCGAATGGTGCTGGTAAGTCTACCTTAATGAAAGCAATGGTTGGGTTAATTAAACCAACTTCCGGGAGAATTTTGGTAAATGGATTTAACCCCCATAATAAGAAGAAAGATTTTTTAAAGTCAATTGGCGTTGTTTTAGGCCAAAAAAATCAGTTATGGTGGGATCTTTCCCCTTACGAAACATTTTTATTACATAAAGAAATATATGAACTGTCTGATACAGAGTTTAGAAAGAATGTAGATGAATTAGCTGAAAATCTTGGGGTATCAGAAATTCTTAAATCGCCAGTAAGGAATCTATCGTTAGGAGAGAGAATGAAATGTGAGTTAATTGCTTCAATCTTACACTCACCTAAGATATTATTTTTAGATGAACCGACTATTGGATTGGATTTTCTTGCTCAAAAGAATATTAGAAATTTTCTCAAGAATTATTGCAAAGAAAGAAATACAACAGTTATAATAACTAGCCATTATTTCCCAGATATATATGAGTTATGTGAAGAATTAATAATATTGAAGAATGGAGAAGTTGTTTTTAATAACAATTTCAAAAAAATAAAAGAAGAAATTAAGAGTTATAAATATATATATCTTAGCTTTGAGAATGAAATAAATTCTCAAGATCTTAAGAAATATGGAGAAGTTAAAGAATCGGATAAATTTAGTGTAACAATAAAAATTCAAGATAAGCTAGTGAACGAGACCATATCTAGCATATTAAAAGAATTCAATGTTATTGACTACAATTTGACTGAAATGTCATCACAAGACCTCATTGAAGATATTTATTCAATGGAATCGACTGGAGTGAAAATAACAGTATGA
- a CDS encoding glycosyltransferase family 2 protein yields the protein MLNLSIVIPAYNDIRLEKCLKSIDENVEVVVVLNGATEEVKKIAYSSDAVIGELPTPNLAKAYNYGIEISSKDNVLIMDSDCVFMPGTINKLYKLLDAGSLAKGRVMFSFNSKIGKIIARARHIHTCKKNAYSPPLAFNKGILAKVNGYYFDENLSWTEDYDFDIRVKSASLKILYDDNARIIHPELSIKQDLKSSFNYGIGHARGVLQQKNGYYEPKNKLRSIINSYKYIKKKYGYLTAFYLIFWQIAFYRGYEKEIH from the coding sequence ATGTTGAATCTATCAATTGTAATACCAGCTTATAACGATATTAGATTAGAAAAGTGTTTAAAGAGTATTGATGAAAATGTAGAGGTTGTCGTTGTTTTAAATGGTGCAACCGAAGAAGTAAAAAAAATCGCCTATTCTAGCGATGCAGTAATTGGCGAATTACCTACACCTAATTTAGCAAAAGCATATAATTATGGAATTGAAATTTCTAGTAAAGATAATGTGTTAATTATGGATTCAGATTGTGTTTTTATGCCAGGTACCATCAATAAGTTATATAAATTATTAGATGCAGGATCTTTAGCTAAAGGAAGAGTGATGTTTTCATTTAACAGCAAAATTGGAAAAATCATTGCACGTGCAAGACATATACATACTTGCAAAAAAAATGCATATTCACCTCCATTGGCATTTAATAAAGGAATCTTAGCGAAGGTAAATGGATATTATTTTGATGAGAATTTATCTTGGACAGAGGATTATGATTTTGATATTAGAGTTAAATCTGCAAGTCTTAAGATTTTATATGATGATAATGCAAGAATTATTCATCCAGAGTTAAGCATTAAGCAAGATTTGAAAAGTTCATTTAATTATGGGATAGGTCATGCACGTGGGGTTTTACAACAAAAAAATGGTTATTATGAACCTAAAAATAAATTAAGGTCGATTATTAACTCATATAAGTATATCAAGAAAAAATACGGTTATTTAACTGCTTTCTATCTCATATTTTGGCAGATTGCCTTTTATAGGGGATATGAAAAAGAAATACATTAA
- the queE gene encoding 7-carboxy-7-deazaguanine synthase QueE, translating to MSKIPVLEIFGPTIQGEGMVIGQKTMFIRTAGCDYSCSWCDSAFTWDGSTKEQIRQMAPEEIWNELVGIGGENFSHVTISGGNPVLLKNIQFLLTVLKENGIRTAIETQGSKWQEWLLQIDEVTISPKPPSSKMKTDFTMLDSVIHKLERKDFSLKVVVFEDYDFEYAVKVHKRYPQVPFFLQVGNDDTKTVDDAALIKNLLQKYERLIEKAVQCKEMNDAKVLPQLHALVWGNKRGV from the coding sequence ATGAGTAAGATTCCTGTTTTGGAGATATTTGGTCCAACCATTCAAGGAGAAGGAATGGTTATCGGGCAAAAAACGATGTTCATTCGCACAGCAGGTTGTGATTATAGCTGTTCTTGGTGCGATTCAGCCTTTACATGGGATGGCTCAACAAAAGAACAAATTAGACAAATGGCGCCAGAAGAAATTTGGAATGAACTTGTTGGAATTGGTGGAGAAAATTTTTCTCACGTTACAATTTCAGGTGGGAATCCCGTTTTGCTGAAAAATATTCAGTTTCTTCTTACTGTATTAAAAGAGAATGGAATTCGTACAGCGATTGAGACGCAAGGGAGTAAGTGGCAAGAATGGTTACTTCAAATTGATGAAGTGACCATTTCGCCTAAACCACCAAGTTCGAAGATGAAAACAGATTTTACGATGCTAGATTCTGTTATTCATAAATTAGAAAGAAAAGATTTTAGTTTAAAAGTAGTCGTATTTGAAGATTATGATTTTGAATATGCAGTAAAGGTGCACAAGCGATATCCGCAAGTACCATTTTTCTTACAAGTTGGGAACGATGATACGAAAACGGTGGATGATGCAGCGCTTATTAAAAACTTATTACAGAAATATGAGCGGTTGATTGAAAAAGCTGTACAGTGTAAAGAAATGAATGATGCGAAAGTATTACCTCAACTTCATGCTTTAGTATGGGGAAATAAACGAGGCGTATAA
- a CDS encoding ABC transporter permease produces MIRYLKMLKAILKINLSNIMMYRVNFFLNILDSVVWFIVTLIFFNSIFDSFGNINGWNTNDIYLLIGTSELIKSLMFTLFINNLPYIPSLVNQGSLDHILFKPINSQFLVSLRKLDLGNLGNCLPAVLLISYALLQKGESVSIVNGFSFLGLLFLGILLSYSLWFILMTLSIWLTKVEGMHELFLGTMTLLRYPSSLYKGISRFVFLFVFPIVIVSNIPTYALIGRLELNDVFVLMGYSIGFFIISIYFWKFALRYYNSASS; encoded by the coding sequence ATGATTAGATATTTAAAAATGTTAAAAGCAATTCTTAAAATTAATTTAAGTAATATTATGATGTATAGAGTCAACTTTTTTTTAAATATATTAGATAGCGTTGTTTGGTTCATTGTTACATTAATATTTTTTAATAGTATATTTGATAGTTTTGGTAATATTAATGGTTGGAATACAAATGATATTTATTTGCTAATTGGAACAAGTGAGTTGATAAAATCTTTGATGTTTACTCTTTTTATTAATAATCTACCGTATATACCGAGTTTAGTTAACCAAGGAAGTTTAGATCATATATTGTTTAAACCTATCAATAGTCAGTTTCTAGTTTCATTAAGAAAGCTTGATTTAGGGAATTTAGGGAACTGTTTACCAGCCGTACTGTTAATTAGTTATGCATTATTACAAAAGGGAGAGAGTGTTAGTATTGTAAATGGATTTTCTTTCTTGGGTCTATTGTTTTTAGGGATTTTACTCTCGTATTCTCTGTGGTTTATTTTAATGACTTTATCTATATGGTTAACCAAAGTTGAAGGTATGCATGAGTTATTTCTTGGTACTATGACATTACTTAGATACCCATCTTCCTTATATAAAGGAATAAGTCGATTTGTTTTTTTATTTGTTTTTCCTATTGTTATTGTTAGTAATATTCCAACTTATGCTTTAATTGGTCGATTAGAACTAAACGATGTATTCGTGTTAATGGGTTATTCTATTGGATTTTTTATTATTTCAATTTATTTTTGGAAGTTTGCCTTAAGATATTATAACAGTGCAAGTAGTTAA